CTGAAGCTGTTGTAATAACTGGCTCAGCAGATATTATGGAGGCTATGGCGCATGCTAGTCTATTAGCCTTTCCTTCATGGCCTGAAAGTATACTTACAACGTAATGTGCTGCCTCATCTACAACAACTACAGCTGGATCACTATATTTTGAGACAATAAAATTTCTTATAGTTCTAACAACTATACCTGTAGCCATTATTGCAACAATATATCTATATTTATCAAAAAGAGTAGGTATAATATCTTTTATGTTATTAAAATAAAATAACGAATCATCAACAAACAACTTTTTGGGAAGAAATATGCTGCATGGTAAACACTTCTTTATTTCATAAGCAAGGCGCAAACCATTATTATTTAAAACAACGACGGCAGTCTTATTTGGGTCTATACCCATGAAAGAATTTTTTATCATACAACCTTGAATACTTATTAAGTTTTCTATTTAATATTTCACCTATTATTATAAGAGCCTTTTTGTTAATTTCTTGTTCAGCTACTAAACTAGCTATATTTTTTAATTCCCCATAGACAATTTTTTCATTAACCCCAGTTACATCATACACCACAGCTACTGGGGTATTTTCACTCCAATGATGTTCAATATATCTTTCAGTTATATATGCAATCTTATCAATTGATAAAAAATAGACATGCGTTCCTTTTACTTCTGCAATTATATTAATTGATTCACCCTTTGGTTTCTTAGTTCTACCCTCTACCCTTGTTATAATAACTGTCTGAGAAACCTCAGGTGCTGTTAACTCAATTTTTAATTTACTACTTACA
This genomic interval from Deferribacterota bacterium contains the following:
- the cobM gene encoding precorrin-4 C(11)-methyltransferase, with the protein product MNLYFVGAGPGDVELLTVKAYRLIEEADCIIYAGSLINKSILSINKRDCEYFDSSRLNLDEIINIIENYVSNNKKVIRLASGEPSIYGAILEQMIELDNRGIEYETVPGISSLFAVSSKLKIELTAPEVSQTVIITRVEGRTKKPKGESINIIAEVKGTHVYFLSIDKIAYITERYIEHHWSENTPVAVVYDVTGVNEKIVYGELKNIASLVAEQEINKKALIIIGEILNRKLNKYSRLYDKKFFHGYRPK
- a CDS encoding cobalamin biosynthesis protein, encoding MIKNSFMGIDPNKTAVVVLNNNGLRLAYEIKKCLPCSIFLPKKLFVDDSLFYFNNIKDIIPTLFDKYRYIVAIMATGIVVRTIRNFIVSKYSDPAVVVVDEAAHYVVSILSGHEGKANRLACAIASIISAEPVITTASESMKRYIVGLGFRKNVKKEHLEEALASVCNTAKINLSDIKFLATIKRKLFCRAFQELIIEKDLLFRLIDEELISQPFYKFDIYSKPSKYLNIPSVSIPAAVLSAKKPRFILKRAIFSGVVTTVVEDMY